The Verrucomicrobiota bacterium genome has a segment encoding these proteins:
- a CDS encoding glycosyltransferase family 2 protein, with protein MAASSPYPLSISIVTCDQAESLERCLASAAELAKEIVIVDSGSRDHSREVAEKYGAKWIEQEWLGYRDQKNFALDHCEEPWVLALDTDEELSAPLKESLRSFFDDDLVYIYSGAEFNRRVWFLGRWIYYGDWYPDQKLRLFRRDLARWGGSIEHDRIDLREGETRFLEGDLNHFSFPDMASFVSKINTFGQAYLERQLAAGKRFSLVDAVFRPWWRFFRCYILRKGFLDGFAGYWVAKSIAYMTFVRHSRLREYETREERPRD; from the coding sequence ATGGCGGCCTCCAGTCCTTACCCTCTCTCGATTTCCATCGTGACCTGCGATCAGGCGGAGAGCCTAGAGCGCTGCCTGGCAAGCGCCGCCGAGCTGGCCAAGGAAATCGTGATCGTGGACTCCGGCTCCCGCGACCACAGTCGCGAGGTGGCGGAAAAGTACGGGGCCAAGTGGATCGAGCAGGAGTGGCTCGGCTACCGGGACCAAAAAAACTTCGCCCTCGACCACTGCGAAGAGCCTTGGGTCCTGGCGCTCGACACCGATGAAGAACTCTCCGCCCCTCTCAAAGAATCTCTCCGCAGCTTTTTTGACGACGATCTCGTCTACATCTACAGCGGGGCCGAGTTCAACCGGCGAGTCTGGTTCCTCGGCCGCTGGATTTACTATGGCGATTGGTATCCCGATCAAAAGCTGCGTCTTTTCCGGCGTGACCTGGCCCGGTGGGGGGGGAGCATCGAGCATGATCGGATCGACTTGCGGGAGGGCGAAACTCGCTTCCTCGAGGGCGACCTCAATCACTTCTCCTTCCCGGACATGGCCAGCTTTGTTTCCAAAATCAATACCTTCGGCCAGGCTTATCTGGAAAGGCAATTGGCGGCCGGGAAGCGATTTTCGCTGGTCGATGCCGTCTTTCGGCCTTGGTGGCGCTTCTTCCGCTGCTACATCCTGCGGAAAGGCTTTCTCGATGGCTTTGCCGGCTATTGGGTCGCCAAATCGATCGCTTACATGACCTTCGTCCGCCACAGCCGTCTGCGGGAGTATGAGACCCGGGAGGAGCGGCCGCGGGACTGA
- a CDS encoding glycosyltransferase family 4 protein, whose translation MRLAILHHQFGIGGGLERYLGHLVKGLVARGHRLDVIAGRVAGERPEGVSFHELGRFPVSRTWRMIDFVKRAEAKAASLEVDWRLGFGLTGVQDIHRAGGGCHAEYSALLPWWKRWAPKNLVERSLEKRRYTGGGTRHFAVNSFQVAEQLSRRYDVDPERFTVLHTAVDSDLYHPATGGAQRAQFCQDQGIEPSRPLFLFASFDHKRKGLGALLEAWPGLSGTLCVAGEWPDGFWLRQVQRYGLQERIRWLGPDLVLAEVLQSVDAFVHPTRYDACANTALQAMASGLPCLLSARDGVQDQVRDRENAFRLEDPEDPAQLHALLLEMEQSPRERLEALGRAARETVVPLTAARHLDAWESLFERLASGRA comes from the coding sequence ATGCGGTTGGCCATTTTGCACCACCAGTTTGGGATCGGCGGCGGCTTGGAGCGCTACCTCGGTCATTTGGTGAAAGGGTTGGTGGCACGCGGTCACCGTTTGGACGTGATTGCGGGCCGGGTCGCCGGAGAGCGACCCGAGGGAGTGAGCTTTCATGAGTTGGGTCGGTTTCCTGTGAGCCGGACCTGGCGAATGATCGACTTTGTGAAACGAGCCGAGGCCAAGGCAGCCTCACTAGAAGTGGACTGGCGACTTGGCTTCGGACTCACGGGCGTGCAGGACATCCACCGGGCTGGGGGGGGATGCCACGCGGAGTATTCCGCTCTCTTGCCATGGTGGAAACGCTGGGCTCCGAAAAACTTGGTGGAACGCTCTCTCGAGAAGCGACGCTACACCGGCGGGGGCACGCGCCACTTCGCCGTCAATTCCTTCCAGGTGGCCGAGCAGCTTTCCCGGCGTTACGACGTGGATCCCGAGCGCTTCACCGTCCTCCACACGGCCGTGGATTCCGATCTCTATCACCCCGCCACCGGGGGAGCCCAGCGCGCGCAATTTTGTCAGGACCAGGGAATCGAACCCTCTCGACCGCTCTTCCTTTTCGCTTCTTTCGATCACAAGCGAAAAGGATTGGGCGCCCTTTTGGAAGCTTGGCCCGGGTTGAGCGGCACCCTTTGTGTGGCCGGAGAGTGGCCGGATGGCTTTTGGCTTCGCCAAGTCCAACGCTATGGATTGCAGGAGCGGATTCGATGGCTCGGCCCCGACTTGGTCCTAGCGGAGGTTTTGCAGAGCGTGGACGCCTTCGTGCACCCCACCCGCTATGACGCTTGCGCCAATACCGCCCTCCAGGCCATGGCAAGCGGCTTGCCCTGCCTCCTCTCGGCTCGAGATGGGGTGCAGGATCAGGTGCGAGACCGGGAAAATGCCTTCCGACTGGAAGACCCCGAGGATCCCGCCCAACTGCACGCGCTTCTTCTGGAAATGGAGCAAAGCCCGCGAGAGCGCCTGGAAGCGCTGGGGCGGGCGGCCCGGGAGACGGTCGTCCCTTTGACCGCGGCGCGTCACTTGGACGCTTGGGAGTCCCTCTTTGAGAGGCTGGCGTCTGGCCGGGCTTGA